ATCTGGTGCTTTGTGGAAGAGAGTGTATTGCGACTAAAGATTATTCCTGATTTTTCAATACTAATCATTTGTCCAGAAGCCAAGGTGTAATCATTCAAGATTGATATGAGCTGGTAAGCTTCTTCGCGATTTGCCTTGGCAAAAAACAGCGAATCATCCGCAAATAAAAGGTGTGTGATTGGGGGACACTCGGGAGCCATCCTCAGCCCTTGGATCCTTCCTTCCTCTTGAGCTTTCAGTAGCAAATGGGACATGGTTTCAGCTGCTAGAACAAAAAGGTACGGGGACAGCGGGTATCCTTGCCTAATACCACGTTGAGGGACGACTCTCTTGCTAACCTCTCCGTTAACCTTGAACCTGAACGAGGCCCCCGTGACACACTGCATGATTCTATCAACCCATTTCTCACTGAAGCCAAAGGAGGTCAAACAAGCCTTCAAAAAATCCCATTCCAGTCTATCGTAGGCTTTGTTCATTTCTAACTTGATAGCCATAAACTCCGTCTTGCCCTTGCACGTATTCTTGAGAAAGTGGAACGCTTCATGAGCAATGAGAATATTATCTTGGATTTGTCTTCCGCTAATGAAAGCACTTTGAGCTTGGGTGGCAAGTCGGTTCATGTGGGGTTTGAGCTTGTTGACCAGAATTTTCGTTATGACCTTGTAGAGAAAGTTACAACAACTTATAGGTCTCAGTTGTCCAATATTCTCAGGTTTGTCTACTTTGGGGACTAAAGCAACCACCGTTTCATTGATAAAGGGGGGCAGGTACCCTTCTTGGAAGAAGCTTATAACTGCTTGGCACACATCATTCTTCACGGTTTCCTAGTGTTGCTTGAAGAAGAGTCCATTCATCCCATCAGGCCCGGGGGCTTTGAGTTCACCCAAGCTATGAACTGCAGATTTGATCTCATCCTCAGTGATTATATCATCCAAGCTATCGTTGCATGCCTGAGGAACAAGCTTAGGAATAGCAGCTATCCCTTTAGAAATGTCCCGTGGTCCCACTGATCTGAAGAGGTCCCCATAATAATCTTCTACAGCCTTTAAGATTTCCATTGTTCCCTCCTTCCAATCCCCATTTCCATCCTTGATCTTGTTAATTCTGTTTCTACCTCTTCTTTGGATCGTCGTGGCGTGGAAGAATTTAGAATTGCAGTCCCCCCATTTCAACCACTTCAGCCTCGACCTCTGGCCCCAGTGCTTTTCTTCTTGCTGCCAAAGAGAGGAGATTTGTTGTTTTATAGAGCGGATTTCAGCTACGCTTTGCTCATCTTGCTGTTTATAGTCTAAGTAAAGCATTATTAGGCTTTAGCTTGCATCACAAGTATGGACGTCATATATAATCAAAGACCACTTACTCTATTAGGCTTGGGCTTGTCAGACACCAAAAGAAGGGCAGAAAAGCCCGAATTTGAAGCTCGGAATTATTATAAATACTAGTAGAATAGATTATGTCAAGCACCTTTTGCAAACTTCATCTTTTGCAGTCCTTATTTCTTAGTTTCGGTtcttgtttccttttatttatttttcttgttttacGAGCTTCCACCCAAATCCATGGGTTACTAAGCTTAGAAGGAAGGTATGCAGACTTGAGATTCCATGCTTAACCAATAGATAAATTATGATAGCAAGTTGAGGTGCATAAATAAGATGATTTAAGCATTTGAGACCCCATGCTTAACCAATCGATAAATTAAGCAAGTACAGCGGCATAAGTAAGATGATTTAAGCATCGCAACAGTGCCTATTTATTTTGGAGCAGCATACCTTTCTTTGCCATCGTATCTTTGGTTACCTCCAAAATTCGTTAAGCAGAGCAAGGACACGATCTATCTTTTTTACCTCCGCTCAATCTTACATTACATATACTAGTCCAGTTTAAATGTGTCACAATTAACTCCTTTAATTCATTGCCTTGAAGATTGAACCCATTTTATGTTTCAACAATTTGAGGTTAGCATTCCTAACATATAGTACTACTAAATTACAATTTTGTTATGAACATCAAACCACTTCTCTAAACATCTACTCTACTCCAGATGCAGACTTTCCAGATGTCCCTAAAAAATCTGTTTCATCATACATCAATGAGCATTCAATATTGGAATCCATGTCAAAATTGCTGCCTGAAAAAGTCTTGCAGGACATACTTGAAAATTGGCCATGCAAAGCATTTTCCTGCACTTCATCAATTTTGATATTCTTGCCCTCAATAATTCTTAAACCTGACTCAGTACCATCTTTGTTAGCACAGCAGTTTTCGCTAGATTGCTGTACCGCCTCACTTGCCATTTGCATTTGGTTGCTGGTGCTCAACTCCTGTTGATTGGTTCCTTCCATAGATTTCTCTGATCCACCTACCATCACAGTCTTTCCTCTATAACAGCTACTTGTTTCTGTTAATTCTTTGGCTCCTAAAGCAGTCTCAACAGTTTGAGTATTATCTTCTCTGCTTGTTTCACTGCCAGCCTTATAGTCTGACTGAATTTTGCTGTCCACAGGTTCATATTCTGAATTAGCACCAACATTACTGGTAGGTTTGTTTCGAACATCTTGCGGCAATAAGGTAATTTCTTCAGAACAGATACCTACTTTGGTCATTTCATTTGATGCTAAAGTTGATTGATCACAGAGTCCTGTTTCAGTTGACAAAACTGTGATTTTAACAAGTATTTGCAATAAGAGGACAGTAACCAAATacattaaacaaaaaattaCCTCCAGTTTTCTGCTTCCCATACAAGGGCTTTTCAAGTAACACCGTCCCAGGAAAAACCATCAAGTTGATTCTTTTCAATCTTTGCTTTTCAATGTCACTTACAGGTATGAATCCAAAGCCCTTAGTCCATGTCTCCGCCAAATCAGGAATGGCTGCTATCACAAGCTTTTCTACCTTGACAGATATTAGCATCTGCTCATGAAAGAAATATATTTAGAACATAAAAAGCGGTTAATGAAAGCCAAAAGAAGCAAAGTGAGTGGGGGAACATTTCAAACTCATAAATACATATTATAAAAGAAGTGATCAAGTGCATATATCTATATCAATTTTCCAGGCTGGATAAGGAAGTATTCGTCAACAAGTGTGAAACTGAAATAATATTTTACTATCAATTTTGTTTGAATACAAATTTTGGATGCATGAAACTGCAGCCAAATTATACCTCTTCAATTGCACTAACAAGGAGTCGGCACATTCCCTGACGACGATACTGACTGCAAGTTGCAATTAGAGGCATCTCAGCAACTGAAGATCCATGCACCCTGCAAAGGAGTAAAAGGCTCAAGAACAATGTAGTAAAAGAGATATTATTTCACATATAATTAAAGTTAATGTGACTATAAACTGATTCATTCATAAATTTACGGGAAGGGTAAGCTTGAGCATAATGGAAAAGCGATTAAATACTTGCCTTCCAATATTATAAGCATAGCCGAAATGAAGTCATTTCACATAAATGTCACAGAAGGGATTTTAACGACGCCAAATCATACCACAAATTGCGCAAGGTGAATTATCTATAGATTATGTTTTACCTGATAGATGCTACAGATACTAATACATCTTGTTTCTCCAACACCACGGTGTAAAACCCTTGAAAGTTCAGACGAGAAAATTCAGACCTGAAAGTCACAGAAATAAAAGCCTctcaaattaaaatgaaaagaaataataaaataaaaaaccccAATAACTGGTGAGTGGCAGATTATTTTGACACATTTAAATAAGGAAGCACACAAGAGGAGGGAAATTTGTCTTAGTGATGTCGCACTCACCCCCAGTTGTATAAAACTTGGGGTAACATTTGGATGCCTGTTCTTGGATCCGACATTGACAAAAAACACTCCTCCATGATGGTGAGGGCGACAGCTAATTTTGTGTTGCATACTGCCTTTAGGGCAAGCCTTTGGGTAGAATGAACCTTTTGGTCGTCGTGAATGCATCTAAGAAGCATCCATGAGAAGCCATCAGCAACTTGATTAACTAACCCCACCTGAGATTGGAGACCAGAGTATACCTGCATATACCAGAGTGTCAAGTCCTTGAATACAAGTATTAAGATATGACAAATACTAACAGGTACCCTTGGGGTACTGCTTCCGGAATTCATTGGACTTTCTTCATTACCAATGTATAAATATTACATTTGAAATAAATACTTGCCAAATCTTGATTTCATAATCAGTGCCCTAAGGATATTAATAAACAAGACCCTTAAGATATGATAGGGTTTTCAGGTTATTCAGTCTTATTGTTAGGCATTTGACTTGAGCTAGTAGCAGTACTTATTTATTATTGTAAATAAGAGGTCAGGTTAGGATTTTGTAACACATTATCTAAAATCAACGGTCTAACGTTAGCACGCTGTCAgcctttgtttttctttgcCTAATTGTAAACCTGTAATTCTGAACAACCAGCATTACAGTAAAATAAGAAATTCATGCTGCTCGATAATATTATTGTAATAAAAGAGGGGAAAAAAGAGCAGGAGTAATGCAATTGCTCCTTCTGCCTCAAAGAGGATGCCTCTTAAAAGTGTGAATACAGAGACTGATGTTTTAGGACAACCATAAGCACCAGTGTTATATCACAAAAGCAACTATGTCTAATTGTCTATATCAACAGAGAGAGACAAAATCAACTATGCCAAATAATGTAGATTTTGTTCCATTGGTGTCAAGATACAAGCATTAATGTGAAGTCTACATTACATCCTGTTACATATAATACCATTTATGATCCTTCACCAAACATCTTAAGATTTTGAAATAGTTGGTACATGACATAATATTATAATCACCAAAATTTTACACCTCTCAATTATTAGAATCACCAAAATTATATCCGGAcagaataaaatgaaattatcaCTAAGATTATCTTCAAAGTTTGCAAATAGTTTGAAACATAAACCACAATTTTGAATATGATAGATAGTTGATTGACTGGCACAGATTACAAGGCACGACGTTATCATGGCACATAACAGACGTGTAGACATCATTTGCTAATTCAAGAAACCTATTTCAAATGGAAATCAGAAAATTAAGAAATTGTCATAAAGTACCTCCTGACAACTCTGACCACAAAACCAAGTGTCTGAAACTGTGAGTTCTTGTTTATTTCTTTCTCTCAGGCATTTCTGATGATCTATTCATTAAAAGTTCATAATAATCAGATGGAATCATTATTGAAGCatcaaaaaggaaaaatgtaaacaaacttttttcttcataatcAAATTAAGAAACTGATTAAGAAACTGCATATTATGATAAATTACTAACAAGGAAGTTATAGCATGAGGCTTTCCACCATTGTGGTGGAGTTTGAGTCAAATGCATGCAACCTTACCCCCAAAGTAATAACAATGACAacattaacaaataacaattgtAGTAATGAAATAGTCAAACCAACCATCAATCAAACTAGGAACATCACAATTATTTAAAAATGGTCAAACACAAAAAATGTTTATATGGTATAAGTAACAGAACTTGATGTCTATCTACAGGCACTACAGAAAGATTTAAAAGTAAAACATAAGATCAATTATGCAATATGACTTACATTTATGTTCACACTGTGAGCATTGCAATGAATCAAACGCATCTGAAGCCTCTTTATCATTGACCAAATTTCCACATATTCGACAGGTGCAGTTTGTGCAGTACCAATTGCCATCAGGGATCTCCTGATGTATAAAAACAAAACTTATATCATTATTCCAAGACTAGCCACATCCACAGCAACCGAAACAATATACAAGAGGACTTCATTAATAGTCAAATGCATGGCATATAAAGAAGCATGCATATTGGAGCAACATATATAAACATTTAGATATGCTGATAACTCAAAGCAACTCATCCATACCATCAAATGTAATATAAAGAGAGAAAATAGTCACTAATCTACTTATCAAATCGCAGCCAAAAAAAGCATAAAGCTCGTTAATCATTTGCTATTATATcataaaaaacaagaaaaatataATAGTCCATGTGTTAGGATTTAAAAAACACTAACAGTAGCCACAAGGTAAAAGGCGGGAACAAGAATAATTTTTGGTATTTTTGAATATTTAAAACTGGAAAATaaacaagagagaagagagaaagagagggataAGAAAAAATCCTAATGGATTCACAAAAAGGAGAACCTTTTCCAAGGAAGAATTCCTTCCGAGGGTAAAAGAAATCTAATACTCAAATGATACTCTAACCTAAGGAGAGAACtcttatttataataaactaaCCCTACTAAGCAAACGACTCTAGACCAACATAGGCCCAACTCAAATAACAAAAGCAACTCAATACCAAAGCAAATAACAAAAGCAAACGGATAAAATCAAACTCATGCCCAAACACAACAAACCCACAGACTATAATTTGGAACCCTAACACCATGACTTGTAGTAACTTCACCAATGATCAATTATTCTTGTTCACAGAAGTGACAGAACCCGCTCATGCAACATAGAAAATCACCATTACCAATTTACCATATATGTTAGGATCTGACAAATCAATCCTATCGGCAATCACCATATATGTAAAGGTGTACATATGTAGTGTAGAAATGGTACAGGAGGATGTAATaataaaaactcaaaacaaattttAGCAATGACaggggaagaaaagaaaataattcattaaaacaaaagaaagaaactaGCATAAACCAGAAAGCAGACAAACCTGAGTGGACAAACAAGCCAGGTGAAAAGTAGATGGACAGTTATCACAGCATATCAGCTCACCCCCCTCACCACACAACCCACACGAGTCATCATTTCTATCACTTTCATCAACAGGCACAGCTTGATTCAGACTTTTCCTGGCTTGATATTCAGCTGACCATGCTTGAAGGAGGCACACTGTAAAGGGCTCACCAGACTtcatgaaaagattcaagcagGGGCGACTTAGTGTAAACCCAGCATGAAACTTGAACTCTGATAGTGTCAGCACCTTACCACAACACTTACAAATAATACCATCTTTGGTGATCCTACCATCTTTAGTGACAGAACCATTTTTAGGGTTTCGGTATTGAATCACATCATTCAAAGATATGACCCCATGCTCAATCAACCAGGACAAAAGTGTCCTTTGTCCCAAATAATACCTCTTGCCATCCTTATTGTGCTTTCCTCCATTACAAGGGTTCCTGGGTAGCAACCTGCACCGTTCCTTTTGGCTTTTAAACTTTCTCTTGCAGGATTTAGGTCTATAACTACCTCGAATTTTCTTTGGGCTAAAGCCTTTATTCCTGAATATTGCTGATACTAATAGATCATCATCTTTAATCAGGCATCCATTGGGCTTTTTTGTTTCAGTTATGGAGTAGTTTGTTTTCCTAACATGTTGCTGGATTTCACTGACAGATGATAACTTTCCATggtttcttctttttccagcATTGTCAACTTGATAATTATGGACCTCGACCAAAGCTAACTGAGTGCCACATGCATCACGATTCTGTGACTGCACCCGGTCAGTATCAGTTGAGCCCAGCATGCGACTATGGTCTGCTGTACTTGGCTTGATTTCAGATACCCTTTTGCACTTCCTCTGCATTTTCTTTTTAAGAATAAAATTTGTGTCAGAATGTGTGTTATCTATTCTGAATAGAGTAGCCATTGATTTTTCCATTCCTTCTTCCTCACTGCATTCAGACTGTTTAATAGCTTTTGAATCATGAGAATGAACCATGTCGTGGCTCAAACCATTTGCATTATTTTTCTTTGACGTGTCCATTGGTACATCTCCATCGATTCTTTGATTTGTTTTCAGATGAACTGATCGCTCTTTATCAAAGCATTTGGAAGTTCTAATATTAGCTTGATGAACAGCATTCACTTTGGACACTTCAAGTACCTGGTTCAAATTTCTCGAGTCAGGAGGAATATCTAAAGTGGAAGCTCTTGACTGAGTACAGGCACTATCCAATCCAAAACCATGTAAAGAGACTAGATCCATGTTACTTTTGCTCACAGACATTTTGCTACATTCCATGCTGTTGGGACTATGTTGCATGACATACATATCTTCCTGGCTACCATTAGATTTCTGATCATGGCCATGGTATTTAACCAAAGCAGTTAGTGTGGTTTCAGTGGCTGTAGAAGAATCACAGAGAAAGGCTTTGTCATGTTTTTCATCAAAAGGAGCACCACCAATGTTCTTCTGAGCTGAATCAATGGGAGCATGTGTCATCTTATGCTTACCAGAAACTAAACTCCAAGATGCTTTTACTATCTCTCCCTTTTTCAGTGCACCAATCTTTTTATCAACAAATATAACTACAACAAAAGGATCCAAAAGCAACCATCGATAAGCCAACATAGCTGCAGGATCTGACTGTGTCTTTGTTTTCTCAACATTTATCAGTGCACAGGACAGATCAGACCAGAATTGGCTAATGTCAGTCCACTCCTTACAATCTGCATACATCAAATTGCACTTTTCAACAGACAAATCCTGACCACATAATCTCCAAGCTGTTGTAAATTCCCGAATGGGCTTTCCCTTTGGAGTCCTATAAACCGAATCCATGTGACGCCTACTAGGTCGTTGGCGCTTCTCAATAGACCATCCTGCCATCATAAGCAACTGCACACAATGAAACTGCAATAAAGCACGACGATCTTCTTTGTCTGGCTTTGATGATGAATTTGGGATATCCATATTAGAAGATAGAAACCCTTCTGGCATTTCCTCAGGATTTAAAGGAGACCCAGACTTCTTCACAATGGTCATTGATGGACTTGTAACTACAAGCCTGTTTGCAAAGCTCTCCTGCGAAACAGGAGAAGCAACCACTTTACTTACAAATGCCTCTTTGACAACATTCCCCTCTGCCGTAATtgatttacaaaccatatcatCTGCATCATCTGTAGCAGCTTTTTTACTCTGTAACATGTCATGCTTAAACAAGAAGCAGCTAGATATCACACCATGTTTAGAAGATTCAACTAAGCGGAATGCAATTGGTTCATTACCACAGTCCGTAGCAGCAAGAGACGGGTTAGAAACTACTACTGTTGAAAGTCCTGATGAACAAAAAGAATTTTCTGAATTAGATCTACTACAAGGACGTTCATGCAGAGAAAATTTCATACGTTTGACAACTACATCCTCATCACTCTGGTCGTCACAAATGACATTACACCCCAGAGCAGTCTCTTTGGAATTCTGAATTACATTAATGTCCTCCACCGGATGTGTAGGTCTTGAAGACGAGGGACGCCATACAACTGAGTTTTCATTACTAGAGCCAAATGATTTAAATGTGCTTTTATTGGATTCTTGTTCAAAGTTGATAACTCCAGAAACAAGAGACCTCTGGTTAGACTGAAACAAGTCGTTACCAGAAAAGAACTCTGTAAAAATCTGTCTTTCTTCATTAGATCCTTCAAAATTATCCTCGACTAAATCTTCTATGTCATTGCCGACTGACATTGCTGCTGACTTGTGCAGTTTCACTTTACAACTTCTATTGCCGGTCTACATGTTACCAACATTATAAAAAACTAGCTCCGCGATAGTGTAAACCAATTTATGAAGTAAGGCATTTCTTCATCTATAAATTGCTGGTTGACAAACTTCATTGCTGCAAACTCCAGTTAACTCATAATATCACATTGTAAGGGTTAAGAATCTGCATAAGAAAGTAAAGGAATGTATTAaaccaatttaaaaaaattataagatcCCAAACAAGCTTTAAAATCTTAATTAAATCCATCCATATATGTTATCAAAAGGAATCATTTTGCAAAAAGAAATATATCCTATAACCCAAACAACAATCATGCAAGTATCTCTTTCCAATGTTATCATTTTCCCTCAAAATGGTATTAAGCATGAATTTGACATATATGTgagattaaaaatattttaccaGACAAAAATCACATAATCAATTTACAGCCCCACATTATTGATGAGCATCCATCACAAGGATGTATAAAGATTCTAAAATTTGAATATCTTATTATCCAAATAGCAAAAActttaaaccaaaaaaaaactgCATAAAAAACATTTATGCACAAACAGGAAGCCCCCATAATAATAAAACCATTTAAACACctaaataaagaaaattttagCTTTGTAATAGGATAACATCCATTTATACTTCAGATATGGAACTATCATCATTCTTTTGAATGTACAACTTGCATCACCCTAAAAGATCAAGCAAAGCAATGTCATCAATTCcgcattagttttttttttcctataacAGAAACTTCGTGAGATTGCgagtttgagaaaaaaaattagtggcagaaagagaaagaaaggaagaaagacagaaagaaagaaagaagaccTTTTCTTATTGAAAATCAAGAATTAAGTAGTGTTCTG
This portion of the Lotus japonicus ecotype B-129 chromosome 3, LjGifu_v1.2 genome encodes:
- the LOC130745947 gene encoding increased DNA methylation 1 isoform X1, encoding MSVGNDIEDLVEDNFEGSNEERQIFTEFFSGNDLFQSNQRSLVSGVINFEQESNKSTFKSFGSSNENSVVWRPSSSRPTHPVEDINVIQNSKETALGCNVICDDQSDEDVVVKRMKFSLHERPCSRSNSENSFCSSGLSTVVVSNPSLAATDCGNEPIAFRLVESSKHGVISSCFLFKHDMLQSKKAATDDADDMVCKSITAEGNVVKEAFVSKVVASPVSQESFANRLVVTSPSMTIVKKSGSPLNPEEMPEGFLSSNMDIPNSSSKPDKEDRRALLQFHCVQLLMMAGWSIEKRQRPSRRHMDSVYRTPKGKPIREFTTAWRLCGQDLSVEKCNLMYADCKEWTDISQFWSDLSCALINVEKTKTQSDPAAMLAYRWLLLDPFVVVIFVDKKIGALKKGEIVKASWSLVSGKHKMTHAPIDSAQKNIGGAPFDEKHDKAFLCDSSTATETTLTALVKYHGHDQKSNGSQEDMYVMQHSPNSMECSKMSVSKSNMDLVSLHGFGLDSACTQSRASTLDIPPDSRNLNQVLEVSKVNAVHQANIRTSKCFDKERSVHLKTNQRIDGDVPMDTSKKNNANGLSHDMVHSHDSKAIKQSECSEEEGMEKSMATLFRIDNTHSDTNFILKKKMQRKCKRVSEIKPSTADHSRMLGSTDTDRVQSQNRDACGTQLALVEVHNYQVDNAGKRRNHGKLSSVSEIQQHVRKTNYSITETKKPNGCLIKDDDLLVSAIFRNKGFSPKKIRGSYRPKSCKRKFKSQKERCRLLPRNPCNGGKHNKDGKRYYLGQRTLLSWLIEHGVISLNDVIQYRNPKNGSVTKDGRITKDGIICKCCGKVLTLSEFKFHAGFTLSRPCLNLFMKSGEPFTVCLLQAWSAEYQARKSLNQAVPVDESDRNDDSCGLCGEGGELICCDNCPSTFHLACLSTQEIPDGNWYCTNCTCRICGNLVNDKEASDAFDSLQCSQCEHKYHQKCLRERNKQELTVSDTWFCGQSCQEVYSGLQSQVGLVNQVADGFSWMLLRCIHDDQKVHSTQRLALKAVCNTKLAVALTIMEECFLSMSDPRTGIQMLPQVLYNWGSEFSRLNFQGFYTVVLEKQDVLVSVASIRVHGSSVAEMPLIATCSQYRRQGMCRLLVSAIEEMLISVKVEKLVIAAIPDLAETWTKGFGFIPVSDIEKQRLKRINLMVFPGTVLLEKPLYGKQKTGGLCDQSTLASNEMTKVGICSEEITLLPQDVRNKPTSNVGANSEYEPVDSKIQSDYKAGSETSREDNTQTVETALGAKELTETSSCYRGKTVMVGGSEKSMEGTNQQELSTSNQMQMASEAVQQSSENCCANKDGTESGLRIIEGKNIKIDEVQENALHGQFSSMSCKTFSGSNFDMDSNIECSLMYDETDFLGTSGKSASGVE
- the LOC130745947 gene encoding increased DNA methylation 1 isoform X2 yields the protein MSVGNDIEDLVEDNFEGSNEERQIFTEFFSGNDLFQSNQRSLVSGVINFEQESNKSTFKSFGSSNENSVVWRPSSSRPTHPVEDINVIQNSKETALGCNVICDDQSDEDVVVKRMKFSLHERPCSRSNSENSFCSSGLSTVVVSNPSLAATDCGNEPIAFRLVESSKHGVISSCFLFKHDMLQSKKAATDDADDMVCKSITAEGNVVKEAFVSKVVASPVSQESFANRLVVTSPSMTIVKKSGSPLNPEEMPEGFLSSNMDIPNSSSKPDKEDRRALLQFHCVQLLMMAGWSIEKRQRPSRRHMDSVYRTPKGKPIREFTTAWRLCGQDLSVEKCNLMYADCKEWTDISQFWSDLSCALINVEKTKTQSDPAAMLAYRWLLLDPFVVVIFVDKKIGALKKGEIVKASWSLVSGKHKMTHAPIDSAQKNIGGAPFDEKHDKAFLCDSSTATETTLTALVKYHGHDQKSNGSQEDMYVMQHSPNSMECSKMSVSKSNMDLVSLHGFGLDSACTQSRASTLDIPPDSRNLNQVLEVSKVNAVHQANIRTSKCFDKERSVHLKTNQRIDGDVPMDTSKKNNANGLSHDMVHSHDSKAIKQSECSEEEGMEKSMATLFRIDNTHSDTNFILKKKMQRKCKRVSEIKPSTADHSRMLGSTDTDRVQSQNRDACGTQLALVEVHNYQVDNAGKRRNHGKLSSVSEIQQHVRKTNYSITETKKPNGCLIKDDDLLVSAIFRNKGFSPKKIRGSYRPKSCKRKFKSQKERCRLLPRNPCNGGKHNKDGKRYYLGQRTLLSWLIEHGVISLNDVIQYRNPKNGSVTKDGRITKDGIICKCCGKVLTLSEFKFHAGFTLSRPCLNLFMKSGEPFTVCLLQAWSAEYQARKSLNQAVPVDESDRNDDSCGLCGEGGELICCDNCPSTFHLACLSTQEIPDGNWYCTNCTCRICGNLVNDKEASDAFDSLQCSQCEHKYHQKCLRERNKQELTVSDTWFCGQSCQEVYSGLQSQVGLVNQVADGFSWMLLRCIHDDQKVHSTQRLALKAVCNTKLAVALTIMEECFLSMSDPRTGIQMLPQVLYNWGSEFSRLNFQGFYTVVLEKQDVLVSVASIRVHGSSVAEMPLIATCSQYRRQGMCRLLVSAIEEMLISVKVEKLVIAAIPDLAETWTKGFGFIPVSDIEKQRLKRINLMVFPGTVLLEKPLYGKQKTGGLCDQSTLASNEMTKQNSVRL